A DNA window from Turicibacter sp. TJ11 contains the following coding sequences:
- a CDS encoding alpha/beta-type small acid-soluble spore protein, whose protein sequence is MSNQSNNNKLLVPGAQNAIDSMKAEIANEFGVQLGADTTARQNGSVGGEITKRLVKMAQEQLNQTK, encoded by the coding sequence ATGTCAAATCAATCAAACAACAATAAATTATTAGTACCAGGTGCACAAAACGCAATTGATAGTATGAAAGCTGAAATTGCAAATGAATTTGGTGTGCAATTAGGTGCAGATACAACAGCTCGCCAAAATGGTTCAGTTGGTGGAGAAATTACAAAACGATTAGTAAAAATGGCTCAAGAACAATTAAATCAAACAAAATAA
- a CDS encoding alpha/beta-type small acid-soluble spore protein — protein MSNQSNNNKLLVPGAQNAVDSMKAEIANEFGVQLGADTTARQNGSVGGEITKRLVKMAQEQLGQTK, from the coding sequence ATGTCAAATCAATCAAACAACAATAAATTATTAGTACCAGGTGCACAAAATGCAGTTGATAGTATGAAAGCTGAAATCGCAAACGAATTTGGTGTACAATTAGGTGCAGATACAACAGCTCGCCAAAATGGTTCAGTTGGTGGAGAAATCACAAAACGATTAGTAAAAATGGCTCAAGAACAATTAGGTCAAACTAAATAG
- a CDS encoding arsenate reductase family protein → MNILIYPKCSTCKKAINWLETHGVKANVRHIVEQPLSKEEIKQLHLQSGEPIKKFFNTSGMKYRELNLKDKIPTMSEEECYELLASDGMLVKRPLAYNDEQVTLGFKEAVYETSWKK, encoded by the coding sequence ATGAATATTTTGATTTATCCTAAATGCTCAACATGTAAAAAAGCAATAAACTGGTTAGAGACTCACGGAGTCAAAGCGAACGTTAGACATATTGTGGAACAACCATTATCGAAAGAAGAAATTAAACAACTACACCTACAATCAGGTGAACCTATTAAAAAGTTTTTTAATACGAGTGGAATGAAATATCGTGAGTTAAATCTAAAAGATAAAATTCCAACAATGAGTGAAGAAGAATGCTATGAGTTACTAGCAAGTGATGGAATGTTAGTCAAACGTCCACTAGCTTACAATGATGAACAAGTAACTCTTGGTTTTAAAGAGGCGGTTTACGAAACATCATGGAAAAAATAA